A stretch of the Comamonas testosteroni TK102 genome encodes the following:
- the lplT gene encoding lysophospholipid transporter LplT, translating into MKRGFYTIMSAQFFSSLADNALFVTAVELLRANGAPEWQRAALVPMFALFYVVLAPFVGAFADALPKGRVMFISNAIKVVGCLMMLFGHHPLIAYAVIGLGAAAYSPAKYGILTELLPASQLVKANGWIEGLTITSIILGVLVGGQLVGPTISEHLLGFDFPYFNTGVDSPAEAAIAVLILIYIVAAWFNLHIPLTGVAMRPLREDPSKSLMANLLGLLPDFWRCSKRLWADKLGQISLSTTTLFWGASGNLRYIVLAWGAAALGYSTTQASALVGVVAIGTAVGAVLASMRMRLDNATRVIPMGVLMGLLVVCMIFIDNLWVAVPFLILLGGLGGFLVVPMNALLQHRGHNLMGAGRSIAVQNFNEQLAILAMGGFYSLSTKMGLTAFGAITVFGLLVAATMVLIGLWHWNNCKKHPQEVEKLLDIARRDCH; encoded by the coding sequence ATGAAGCGCGGTTTCTACACCATCATGTCAGCGCAGTTTTTCAGCTCGCTGGCAGACAACGCCTTGTTTGTGACCGCTGTAGAGCTGTTGCGTGCCAATGGTGCCCCGGAGTGGCAACGTGCTGCCCTGGTGCCCATGTTCGCACTGTTCTACGTGGTTCTGGCGCCCTTTGTCGGAGCCTTTGCGGATGCCTTGCCCAAGGGGCGGGTCATGTTCATCAGCAACGCCATCAAGGTGGTGGGCTGTCTGATGATGCTTTTCGGCCATCATCCGCTGATCGCCTACGCTGTCATCGGCCTGGGCGCAGCGGCCTATTCGCCGGCCAAGTACGGCATCCTGACCGAGCTGCTGCCGGCCTCCCAGCTGGTCAAGGCCAATGGCTGGATCGAGGGCCTGACCATCACCTCCATCATCTTGGGGGTGCTGGTGGGTGGCCAACTGGTGGGGCCGACCATCTCAGAGCATCTGCTGGGCTTTGACTTCCCGTATTTCAACACCGGCGTGGATAGCCCGGCAGAGGCAGCGATTGCCGTGCTGATCCTGATCTACATCGTGGCGGCCTGGTTCAATCTGCACATCCCGTTGACGGGCGTGGCCATGCGTCCGCTGCGTGAAGACCCGAGCAAGAGCCTGATGGCCAATCTGCTGGGCCTGCTGCCCGATTTCTGGCGCTGCAGCAAACGCCTGTGGGCTGACAAGCTGGGTCAGATCTCGCTGTCCACGACCACGCTGTTCTGGGGCGCATCGGGCAATTTGCGCTATATCGTGCTGGCCTGGGGCGCTGCGGCCCTGGGCTACAGCACCACCCAGGCATCGGCCCTGGTGGGGGTGGTCGCCATAGGCACGGCCGTCGGTGCGGTGCTGGCCTCCATGCGCATGCGCCTGGACAACGCCACGCGGGTGATTCCCATGGGCGTGCTCATGGGTCTGCTCGTGGTCTGCATGATCTTTATCGACAATCTCTGGGTGGCCGTGCCCTTCCTCATTCTGCTTGGCGGTCTGGGCGGTTTTCTGGTCGTGCCCATGAATGCGCTGCTGCAGCACCGCGGCCACAACCTCATGGGTGCGGGTCGCTCGATTGCGGTGCAGAACTTCAACGAGCAGCTGGCCATCCTGGCCATGGGCGGCTTCTACAGCCTGTCCACCAAAATGGGATTGACTGCTTTTGGTGCGATCACGGTATTCGGTCTGCTGGTCGCCGCTACCATGGTGCTGATCGGCCTCTGGCACTGGAATAACTGCAAAAAGCACCCGCAAGAGGTCGAGAAACTGCTGGACATCGCTCGTCGCGACTGCCATTGA